The genomic region AGCAGTGCCTGAAGCTCGATGTCCTTTGAACGAGGATGGTCGTGGAGCAACGCTCCATCCACATCGACTTCCCCAAATTCATTCATGAGCACGGCCGGCTTCACGCCCCTGTTCAGTTCATGCTCCAGTGCCCGCTTGAGCAGAGTGGTTTTTCCACTCCCCAAAAATCCGGCGATCACGTAGATCGGTGTCACCTTGTTGCGGCGGCGGGCATGATCAGTGCCGGTCATGATGCGCCTCTCCCTTGACGGCCAACTCCTCGACATCGGATAGCCCGATTTCGTTGGCTGTCTTATGAATCTTGTACTGTTGGGTATTGCCCGGTCCTTTGAGTACGGCAATCACGGTTTCGATCGGTGGACAGCCTGGTTCGCGACATTCCAATTCCGTGACCATAACAGTCGTCTCGTCGTTTAGATGAAACACCGTTCGAGCCCAAGCTTTGATGCGATCGGCTTGGTCCACCGGAATTGTCCGCTTTCCACTGAACAGGTTCATGCCCGATCCTCAAGACCATGAACGGAAAAGAGTGATACCCCTCCGTCACTGGCGCCGGTCGCCAACCAGGCATCGGTGGAACTCCAGGCCACGCAGGACAAGCCACCCGTCTTATTCACCTCTTGGCTCAACAGCGGTTTCGTCGTCTGCGGTTCCCAGAGGTAGAGCAAACCCTCTTCTCCCACCGTCGCCACAAGCGATCGGGCGGGATGGCAGGCAATCTCCTGAATCCATCCCAAATGTCCCTTGAAGAGCCGACCGCCGGTCCCTTCGAACTTCTTCATGTTCCACGAGACCAACGATGGACCGGAGGCAGTGAACAGATTGAGCCCGTTGTGGTCGAATCGCACCGAGGTCACCTTTACGGGGTAGCCGGACATGTGCCAGTTCTGCTCACTGTCCGTGCGGAACAAATGGACCGATCCGTCGAGGTTTCCCGAGGCCAGATATTCCCCACTCGGACTCACGGCAATCGTCAACAGGGCCCCATCGTAGGGAAATGGGCGAACCGGCTGCTCCTGGCCAACCTTCCACAACCAGGCCCCACCATAGGCAGAGGCGACAATACCGCCTCCACGTGGCATCCAGGTCAGGGCTGAAATCGTGGTTTTAGCGGCCGGCACCTCTGCAGCGAGTTGAGGAGTCGACGCAGGATCGATATTCCAAATACGAAGCACTTTGCCTGCCGATGCGGCCAGCAACTGGCCGTCCGGCGACCAAGCTAGATGTTCGACCCACGAACCCTGCCCGCCAACAGGAAGCGCTGCTCGTTCTTCCCCTGTATCCGTATTCCAGACTCGGACGACGCCATCTTGCCCCCCTGTCGCCAGATCCGACCGCGTTGGATGCCAAGCCAGCGTGAGGGCTGACTGCTGATGCCCCTTTAGGTCGCAGATCGGGTTGAGCGATGCCGTTTTCCAAACTGCCACCTGGCCCGACGCAGAGCACGCGGCAAATCTGGTTCCATCGGAGGCGAATGCCACGCGATGGACATAGTCACCAAGCATGGCTCGCCCGATCGGACCGAGCGTAACAGTCGCCTGGCGCTTGGCTAGACGAGGCATGATCGGAACCCCTTCGTCAGCGCATCCCGGTCCAAGTCTTTTCCGATGAACACCAGCTGGTTATTGCGGACTTCACCGGCTTTCCAGGCACGATCAGCCTTCCCGTCGAACAGCATATGCACGCCCTGGAACACAAACCGATGGTCACGATCTTCGACATTCAGAATGCCCTTCATCCGATAGATCTTTGTCCCCATGGTACTCAGTACTTCACGAAACCAGTCGTTCACTTTCCCCTCATCCACCAGTCCATCCTCAACAAGAGCCACGGAAAACACAGCGGGGTCGTGCTGGTGCGCCTCTTCTCCGAGAAAATTCGGGTCGATTTCGAGCTTGCGGCTCAGATCGAACGCGCCGATATTCAACAATCGATTGATCTCAATTTGCGCATCCTTGGTCCGATGAATCTTTGCCATCACGTTGATCGCCCGTACTCGCGCTTCCAATTCGTTGACCTCTCCCGCCGGAACGAGATCGATTTTGTTCAACAGGATGACGTCGGCAAAGGCGATTTGCTCCTTGGCCTCCGGGCTCTTATTGAGGTGCTCCCAGATATGTTTAGAGTCGACGACGGTCACGATGCCATCCAGCAACAGTCGCCGCTTCATCTCATCATCCACAAAGAATGTCTGCGCAACCGGCGCAGGATCGGCCAATCCGGTCGTCTCAATCACCATGTAATCGAATCGATCTTTCCGCTTGAGAAGATTCCCGATGATCCTGATCAAATCGCCGCGCACGGTGCAGCAGATGCAGCCGTTGTTCATCTCAAAGATCTCTTCATCTGCCCCGATGACGAGCTGGTTATCGATCCCGACCTCACCGAATTCGTTGACGATGACCGCCACACGCTTGCCGTGCTCGGTCGTCAAGATTCGATTGAGCAGCGTCGTCTTTCCTGCCCCTAGAAAACCGGCGAGTACCGTCACCGGCACTGGAGCCATCAATTCCGTCGCAGTTGCCATAGACACCTCCTGATGACACAGATTAAGAACCCCCACAGGCACCTTCTGCAGGAGAAGATCGGATGCCGTTCTTCAGGACAAGTGAAGAACGCCCAACCCCTTGAGTGTCGGACTCCGAGAGGCGGAGTGCGACAACTACCCGATCTTCCCCGCACAAGGTGCAGAGAGACACGATCAACAGAACGCTATTCAGCGTGAATGATTCCTAGGAGAATGAAGGAGGACCGCGGACAGAATCAGATAAGCGGGAAACTGACTTGAAGACGATACGAGATGGGGAGACCGTCGTAACAAGAACGGGAACAAGGACTGGCGGCGGTGTAACCGAATGCAATCCGGTACTGGCGGCATGATCCAGCCAGGTGCAGACATCTTGATCCGAATGTTCGTGGGATGTACCAGCCGCGAAGGTGTGCTCCAGCAACAACGGCTGAAGGGTCAGCACCAGCAACACATAGCCAACAACGAGGGCCCAACGGCTCACCGTCCTGAGCCAGACCTTTATCGGCATTGTGGACACCATCCGAAAAACTCCAAGGAATGACCATCCACGGAGAATCGAGTCTGTTCTTCAATGAGCTTTGTCAACTTCTTCAACGGGCAGAGCATCAGATCGATGATTTTCCCACAACCCCGGCACTGAATATGGTGGTGATGCGCCCGCCCATGCACCACTTCATAGCGCATCTGTCCTTCCTGAAATCCGACGGCATTCACCAGACCGAGCTCTTGGAGCATCGCCAGGTTACGGTAGACCGTCACAAGATCGACATCCGTTTTGGCCTTGACCAAACCCGCATGCACCTCAGCCACTGTAATGGGGAGTGTATTCCGCTCAAGAACGGCGAGAATGGCCTTCCTGGCCCTCGTGAGCTTCTTTCCACCCGACTTGAGGCTCTCAACAATAGAGGTGGTCATCACATTCCTAATTGCCATTTATTTGCATTTATCATCTTTGGAGATGCGATGTCAACTCTTGTGAGTGAAGCCCCTCTTGAAGAGGTTTACTCCATGAGCGGACGTTCAAAAATATCTAGCGACCTCCCCCCTGCACCATGTAGGATGCCACCCATGTTGATTGATACCCATACGCATCTCGACGACGCACGCTACAACGACGACCGTGAGGCCATGATCGCCCGTGCGCGGGAAGCCGGCGTTGAAGCCTTTCTCACCATCGGCTGCGATTTGACGACCAGTCGGGCAGCCGTTGCACTCGGTGATCACTACCCGTTTGTCTACGCCTCAGTCGGGGTCCATCCACACGAGGTCAAACACATCCAGGACGACTGGTACGATGAGTTTCGCCGCCTTGCAAGAAGCCAAAAGGTTGTCGCCTATGGCGAGATCGGACTCGACTACCACTACAACCATTCTTCACCGAAGGAACAGCGGGATCGATTCCGCGAACAGATTCAACTCGCACGCGAACTCACGCTTCCCGTGATCATCCACACACGGGAGGCGCAGGAAGATACGATCACAATTTTAAGAGAAGAGAAGGCCTCGGATGTCGGCGGGGTGTTTCACTGCTTTGCTGGAGATGTCTGGCTGGCGAAAGAAGCGTTGGACCTTGGGTTTTATCTGTCGTTTTCTGGAATCTTAACGTTTCACAATGCGACGGCGCTACGCGAGATCGCCAAGCAAGCACCGCTGGACCGCGTGCTCATCGAGACCGATTGCCCGTATCTCACCCCGGTTCCCCATCGCGGAAAGCGCAATGAGCCGGCTTACGTGACTCAGGTCGCACAGCAATTAGCATCCGTTCACGGCTCGGCTCTGTCTTTCGAGCAGATCGGCAGACAGACCAGCGACAACGCAAAGCGACTCTTCAAAATCGTTTGAATTGGCGATCGCGTTGCCGTTGAGACTTCGGCAGCTTTCTGGGGTTCCCCTTTTTCCCGGGACCACGGCTTGAACGAACGTCATCCCCTGGATCCAGTTCCTTGTGTGGAATCGTTCTGGGCGAAGCCGAGGCTCCCCGGAGCTTCTGGGCAAACTCCTGAGCCCCTATGATAAATGCTCCATGAGCCCGGGCGACGTTCATGATTTCATGGTCAGAACTGACGATCGCACAATCCGCCCCATACTCCCGTGCCGAACGCTGGATAACCTGATCCGCCCGCTCACCTCGTTTTGAATAGATCACCTGGACTCCGGCACGATGCTCCCGCTGTTCGGTTGATCGCCCCTGTTGCCACCCATCGAACACCACGGTGATGGCATGCCCTGTGCGATGCCGATAGCCGGCCAAATCATGCAGTAATCGTTCACGGTCAGATTCACTATATCCCCTGCGAACTCCACCGGTTCCGAGAAGATTATACCCATCGATGATCACATGTGTCGGCATCCCCGACGCTACCGTGGCAGTACCCGGGTAGTCAATACGGATCCCGCGCTACGTAAGCGGCGTAATCCTTGACAAGCTGCGGGACATCTGAGAATAGTTTCAGGATATCTATTTCCTGACTACAACCATGAGACATCAAGATCGCCGACCGTTAGTGCTCCCGCCCCGTCCCATTCTCTTGTCTTGTGTCGCTCTGTTCTTCTTGGTGGATGTGCTGGTCACTCAATCGGTTTGGTCCGACACCAAGGAGAGTCGTTCCCCCAACGTCTCAACCCCGTCGAAGAAGGCTCGCGTGAATAGCAGGCCGGCTTCCCTTGCCCCCGTCACCGTCATGGATCTGCGTGGCGCAAGCGGTCCAAGTAAATCCAGGCTTGTGCTGGATTTAGATCGCCAGCCCGATATCACTGAGAAGCGCGTGAATAATCCAAGTCGTGTGGTCATCTCCCTTCCCAACGCCTCCCTCAGCCAAACCGCACGCGCAAAGATGGACGATGGCACAGTCCCAGCTCCATTCATCGTCACGGAAACGACTCCCCACGCCGTTGCTATATCTCTTCCAACCGCATCCTACGGATCATACAGTCAGTTCACACTGTCCGATCCACCACGGTTAGTCATCGATGTG from Nitrospira sp. harbors:
- a CDS encoding GTP-binding protein; protein product: MATATELMAPVPVTVLAGFLGAGKTTLLNRILTTEHGKRVAVIVNEFGEVGIDNQLVIGADEEIFEMNNGCICCTVRGDLIRIIGNLLKRKDRFDYMVIETTGLADPAPVAQTFFVDDEMKRRLLLDGIVTVVDSKHIWEHLNKSPEAKEQIAFADVILLNKIDLVPAGEVNELEARVRAINVMAKIHRTKDAQIEINRLLNIGAFDLSRKLEIDPNFLGEEAHQHDPAVFSVALVEDGLVDEGKVNDWFREVLSTMGTKIYRMKGILNVEDRDHRFVFQGVHMLFDGKADRAWKAGEVRNNQLVFIGKDLDRDALTKGFRSCLV
- a CDS encoding transcriptional repressor, translating into MTTSIVESLKSGGKKLTRARKAILAVLERNTLPITVAEVHAGLVKAKTDVDLVTVYRNLAMLQELGLVNAVGFQEGQMRYEVVHGRAHHHHIQCRGCGKIIDLMLCPLKKLTKLIEEQTRFSVDGHSLEFFGWCPQCR
- a CDS encoding TatD family hydrolase, which translates into the protein MLIDTHTHLDDARYNDDREAMIARAREAGVEAFLTIGCDLTTSRAAVALGDHYPFVYASVGVHPHEVKHIQDDWYDEFRRLARSQKVVAYGEIGLDYHYNHSSPKEQRDRFREQIQLARELTLPVIIHTREAQEDTITILREEKASDVGGVFHCFAGDVWLAKEALDLGFYLSFSGILTFHNATALREIAKQAPLDRVLIETDCPYLTPVPHRGKRNEPAYVTQVAQQLASVHGSALSFEQIGRQTSDNAKRLFKIV
- a CDS encoding NYN domain-containing protein; this encodes MPTHVIIDGYNLLGTGGVRRGYSESDRERLLHDLAGYRHRTGHAITVVFDGWQQGRSTEQREHRAGVQVIYSKRGERADQVIQRSAREYGADCAIVSSDHEIMNVARAHGAFIIGAQEFAQKLRGASASPRTIPHKELDPGDDVRSSRGPGKKGNPRKLPKSQRQRDRQFKRF